The Musa acuminata AAA Group cultivar baxijiao chromosome BXJ2-2, Cavendish_Baxijiao_AAA, whole genome shotgun sequence genome contains the following window.
GCTGTGATCGTTGCCCTTGAGCTTCCTCGGTTCCACAGGACGACAGCCACCCTCCCGCCGCTGAGTACACCCGCCCAAACCTACACAAGCAGACAACAATTGCAACGTAAGGAAAGAATCACATCAATTCTCAAGATCTTATCTCCGAGATACATTTTCATCTTCCATTATATGCAGTCTAAATCAGAAGAGTTCTTCTTAGGGTTTGGATAACTACTCTTCCAGAATTTGATCTTTAGGATACAGAAAACAAAAGATATAAAGTAGTAATTTGTCGATGTAGTTGACATTGTCGCAGATGCATTAGACTTATGAAGTCTCCGTGTAAAAGGATTGCAGCATAAAGAAAGGAGCAAACCTCTGTATTATTGGGTCCCAAAACTAGCTTCCGCCCTTGAACTCCAAGTGAGTCTGTTGGCAGAGACCAATCAGAATGAGAACTCTTTTATATGGTCCTACTGATTGCTGTGAAGCCTATTTGAAATGGCAAATGGAATAGCATTCATTAAGCTCTTACCTTGATTAACAGCAATGACTTCTTGGTTGCTCAGTATATCGTATGCTTCTTTGGTAATTGATCTTACATCACATCCAATCAACAAGGGAGCCTAAAAGATTGCAGATCAGTAATGCAGCTGAAGGATATGATGGGAGGCAAATGTTTCCCATATCGAGAGTAAATACCTTGGCCAATGCCCATATACTAAAATGCGATCGATACTCCTCTGTTGTCATCCCGCCATTTCCGACTTCAAGCATGTCCGGATCTAACATCATTCAGACAAATATGAGAAGATGCTTTTGGTCATTGCTCACAACACTACTGCAACCATAAGAATTAATGTTAAGGTGAAGTACCATTCCAGCCACCAGGCTTTGCATAAGCTGCCCATCTATCGTTCTGATCGGCAAGCGATATCATCCTAATATATTGCAGGTAAAATACAAGTTTCTGAACGAGATTAGAGAAATCTAATGTAGCTTCTGAAACAAACATCTCGATCAGGTAATCTCTTCAACCTGTCCCATTTGTCGAAGATGTCTTCTGTTGTTCTCCAACTGTGTCCTAAAGTGCTTGCCCAAGTTGCTGGATCATCGACACCCCTGTGATGTAGTTTTTTTGCAGAGAGACAAGTCAAATTTCTCTGTTAATTTCCATCTGATGCACTGTTTGATCCAAATTCGCTGGAATAATCAGCTTAGTGCAAGCAAACTCAAATCCACGAGACAAGAGGTACAAAAATGGCTTCAGTGTCATCACAGGCACAGTGGTTAGTATGATGGCCCATTAGGAATCTAACTGCTAATTTGTCTATCAAATTTTGTGTGCAGGTTGATGTGAACAGGAAACTAATCAGAAATGCTTTGCTGCTTTAGCTGTCAAGTCAAATATGATCCCATCCACTCATTCGTATCCTAGCTAAGATTAATCTATAAATATAAAAACTCATGTTGAATTCTGCTCTTATGAACTTTTGGGGCAATCAAACCTACCATTCACATAGAGAGAAGAAAATAGGCCTTCCACTATTCTTTAGAGCTCTGCTCATCTTGGGGTACCTACGTTGCGAAGAACAATTCAGATGCCAGTTCATAAGTTTGATCACCTGCTGGAATCTGATCATTTGATATAGAAACCAACTTCTTTTTAGACATTGACCATATAGCTACCTTTCAATTGGTTTGATACCCTGGTCGTTGCAGTTGTCATACTTCAAGTAATCGATCCCCTGAAATCGAAGCCATGAGAATGCAGACATACCAAATGGCTGAGACGTTAAAGTAGGTAGTTGAAACCATTGCATACCCAGGCGGCAAAGGTCTTTGCATCCTGTTCTTCATGTCCCAAGGAGCCGGGCATTGTCTTGCTGCATGTCAGCGTCCTGAGATTTCTCACCATTAGGCTACATCTATGTTTGCTTGGAACAATAAATCTCCAAAGAACTACCGGTAGATTCATCTGAATGTAGCCCTTTGTTGCAttgtaaaatttatgatgctacaTAGTTTTATAGGGCTATCCTATAACGCATTTAATAATATCTCAAATGCCTACTCATTAAATAAGTCCTGCATCACAGAAAGGTACATGATTTAAGCTTTGTCTGATGCCATAAAATTAATACCCTGCATCACTGTAGATTCCAAGCTTAAGCCCTTTTCCATGCACGTAATCTGCAAGCGCCTTAATGCCAGAGGGGAATGTCGACTTCTTTGGCACTAAATTTCCCTGATAAAGCTCAAATGCGTTAGCATCATGGATTAGAACAGGAATTTGTGATAGAATACAGAAATTGAGTTCATGAGTATCCATGTGGCAGGAGAAAGGAGATGAGATGGGAAATAATTCTCACTTGAGAGTCCCTGGTGAGTTCTGCCCAGCAGTCATCTGAAAGTGATCCAGAAACCACCACCACGACAACAGGAAAACGAGTCAGTAAATTAAACCATTTACCCACTGAATCAGTCAATCAAAACGATAAGGTTGGATAGAGATAGAGGAGAAGACGACCTATGTTGACATATCGATAACCCAGATTGGCAAGTCCAGTGTTCACCAGTGCATCAGCTGCATAAGCCAGCAAAACATTTCATAGTTTAGCATctgttttcatgatttgtttggtaGACTGCAACGCAAGTTGGTCATCTTCTTTTTGACAGTAACTTCTGGTGGGTTGCAAAAGGGAAGAAGACGAAGACTTTTGGTGTAATATGATGATCTAATAATCCTCAGGTCAACGACGGTATTGCTGTCCCTTCACGTGTTGACTCAACTAAATATTCCCCGGACAGCACACCGACGTTATTGCAAATGACTTTGCATCATACCAAGGATTAGGTCGGGTGGGTACAGCAACATGAACAAAACCTAAAAcacgaagagaagaagagagacgAGTGGTACCAGTTTCTCTGATGGTCTGCTCGTTGATGTTGCATTGGAAATGGTTCCAGCTGTTCCACCTGATCCAGTTTTTTCAGATCAGTATCGGTATCACATATATGCACAAAGTCAATTTGTTGCTTCAAagatagagcaaaaatgattcacGTGAAGTGTAAAGAACAAACAACAATGTTCTACGGAAGAAAAAGGATGATTTGTTTTCTCTTTTGAGGAACAATACTCATAAAAGAAGAACATGAACGTTCCTACAACAAAAACTCCCACGTGAATAGATAACAAGGTTTGCCTATGAAGCACTGTTGCAGGAGAAGATAATTACCCCATGGGAGGAGTCCGGCCGAGGCCATCGTCCAACACGCTTCTCCTCTCCACCGCCGATGCCCCACGTTTCGTGACTCTGCCTTCCGATACGATCATCGGAAGCAAGACGAAGAGCAGGAGAGTTGTCATCGTTGCCTCACCTCCAGCTCGAGCCATCCTGATATCCAACCCAAAGTCACCATACACCGATATTTATACAGCATCAACGTATGGAGAGAGGAGTGGGCGAAGAGAGAAAGGTGCAGTTCGTCGATGACCTGTTCCACCAATGAAGTGCGACGGATGGCGTGGGACCCGCCACGGCGGTAGCGACCGTAGTCAAGGTGGGTGACGTACCTCGGCGTCGCGTCAAGGGGTACACCTAATTAGCTCAAACCAGCTCCCCGAATCGTATGCAATGTATGTTACGGACTTATCCAGATTGGTGGGAAGGGAAAGAATGTATTCGTTAGGATAAACAGTGATATGCTGTAATAAATGCATCATCACAGTGCAATCGAAGACGATTAATTATCGTCGCCACCATCATTTGGTCATCACAATTCCCGACGTTGTTCTCGTCATCGTCATCATTAATTTTCCATAACAATTATCGCTATCACCACTCatatatttttagtgttattactATTGTTATCATTATTCATTACTATAATTACTATCACTATTTCCACCACTATCATCGGTATTTCGAATGTCATtatcgttgttgttgttgtaatcttCATAGTCATCATTATTAACAGCTTCCGTTTCTACCATTATCGCTATGACTATCTTTAGTTGGtgggtgaaagaaaaaaaaaagatagaagaaAAAGTGGTTTTAGATTTCCACGAAGAGATTAATtgggaaagaaaaataaatatgaatatgGCAATGAACAAATTAAGTAAACACCATCATATTAACTACATAAAATTTGACTCCATATATGTTGTATATTGTTTCTATAAAATTTGAATCCATATCTGCTATATATTGTTTCtataaatgattataaattttagtATTCATTGAGCAAATTTGGTTGTCGATTCAACCGAATGAAATTGATCCTGACAAGTCCATTTATCGAGTACTGtcactataaaataaataaagacaGTTGAGTATATAAAGATTGgacctaaaaataattttaaaatagaaaatgtCCATGTATCTCCTCTCATTTTTAATTCAAGGATAGAAGATGTGTATATTTTGGGGATCttgattattgttattgttttcgcCCTACATGAATGCTTAGCATATAAATAAGATGTACGTTAAACCTTTTATGCTTGATAGGCATATTACATGCAAACATGATGATTTGGGATGCATCAAATGCTTCAATTATGTTTTATCATGAATCGATACctcatatgtcaatgaaatatttTGAGATACATCGAATATTTCATATGTTTTCTTATCTTAGATCGATATAACACACAAATGAGATGCTTTGAGATGTATCAAATGCAGTAAATACTTTTTTGCCCTAGGTAATGCATCACATACAAATGAGATGCTTTGGAATTCATTAAACGCTTCAAATGTTTTATTGTTACAATGAGACATTTGGGATATGTCAGGTgcttcaattttattttatttttttcacctAGGTGGATGCGTCTCACGTGTTAAAGTAGATCTAGCTATTTGACATGTTGAGAATTTAGAGCCAAACCTATAGGTCCATCGTCAACCCTTATTGTAAGTCTCAATGTTAGAAGTGAGTGGATT
Protein-coding sequences here:
- the LOC135604996 gene encoding alpha-galactosidase-like; this translates as MTTLLLFVLLPMIVSEGRVTKRGASAVERRSVLDDGLGRTPPMGWNSWNHFQCNINEQTIRETADALVNTGLANLGYRYVNIDDCWAELTRDSQGNLVPKKSTFPSGIKALADYVHGKGLKLGIYSDAGTLTCSKTMPGSLGHEEQDAKTFAAWGIDYLKYDNCNDQGIKPIERYPKMSRALKNSGRPIFFSLCEWGVDDPATWASTLGHSWRTTEDIFDKWDRMISLADQNDRWAAYAKPGGWNDPDMLEVGNGGMTTEEYRSHFSIWALAKAPLLIGCDVRSITKEAYDILSNQEVIAVNQDSLGVQGRKLVLGPNNTEVWAGVLSGGRVAVVLWNRGSSRATITAQWPNIVGIVSPSAIVKARDLWAHADIGNLQGQITVTVDSHACKMYILTLQ